The Shewanella sp. KX20019 genome window below encodes:
- the folD gene encoding bifunctional methylenetetrahydrofolate dehydrogenase/methenyltetrahydrofolate cyclohydrolase FolD, with protein MTAQNIDGKAIAQTIRTQLKEKVTARKEAGQRVPGLAVILVGADPASQVYVGSKRRACEELGFMSRSYDLDSTTSEEALLSLIDDCNDDPTIDGILVQLPLPEHIEESKVIERIRPDKDVDGFHPYNVGRLAQRIPVLRSCTPMGIMTLIQSTGVDTYGLDAVVVGASNIVGRPMSLELLLAGCTTTTCHRFTRNLEQKVRQADLVVVAVGKPGFIPGEWIKPGAIVIDVGINRLDSGKLVGDVQFEKAAENASFITPVPGGVGPMTIASLLENTLYACEQYHD; from the coding sequence ATGACCGCTCAAAACATCGATGGTAAGGCTATCGCTCAAACTATTCGAACTCAGCTCAAAGAAAAAGTAACCGCCCGTAAAGAGGCTGGTCAAAGAGTGCCTGGTTTAGCCGTGATTCTTGTTGGGGCAGATCCTGCGTCGCAAGTTTATGTCGGCAGTAAACGCAGAGCCTGTGAAGAACTAGGCTTTATGTCTCGCTCTTATGATTTAGACAGTACAACGTCTGAAGAAGCTTTATTATCACTTATTGACGATTGTAATGATGACCCCACTATCGATGGCATTTTGGTACAGCTGCCTCTACCTGAACATATTGAGGAATCAAAAGTCATTGAACGCATTCGTCCCGATAAAGATGTCGATGGTTTTCACCCTTATAATGTCGGTAGACTTGCGCAACGTATCCCAGTGCTACGTTCCTGTACGCCGATGGGTATTATGACACTCATTCAGTCAACGGGGGTCGATACTTACGGCCTTGACGCTGTCGTGGTTGGCGCATCTAATATCGTTGGCCGCCCAATGTCGCTTGAGTTACTCCTTGCAGGCTGCACCACAACCACATGTCATCGCTTCACTCGTAATTTGGAGCAAAAAGTAAGGCAGGCTGATTTAGTCGTCGTTGCAGTCGGTAAACCTGGGTTTATTCCTGGCGAATGGATTAAGCCCGGTGCAATCGTTATCGATGTCGGTATTAATCGTTTAGACAGCGGCAAGCTCGTTGGTGATGTGCAGTTTGAAAAAGCAGCTGAGAATGCTAGCTTTATCACACCAGTACCTGGTGGCGTTGGCCCTATGACTATTGCAAGCTTGTTAGAAAACACGCTATATGCCTGCGAGCAGTATCATGATTGA